The genomic interval CGCGACGCTTGCGGCTGCTGCTGGGAATGTGCCAACCTCGAGGGCCAGCTCTGCGACCTGGACCCCAGCGCTCACTTCTACGGGCGCTGCGGCGAGCAGCTTGAGTGTAGGTTAGACGCAGGCAGCGACCTGAGCCGCGGAGAGGTGCCGGAGCCGCTGTGTGCCTGCCGCTCGCAGCGACCGCTCTGCGGGTCCGATGGCCGCACCTACGCTCAGATTTGCCGCTTGCAGGAGGCCGCCCGGGCTCAGCCCGACGCCAACCTCACTGAGGCGCACCCGGGGCCCTGCGAATCCGGTACGCACGGCCCAGGTCCCCAACCCTCAGCACTTGGGCTTCCTTGAGGCTCTGCTCCCAGACCTCCAACAGCATTGGGGAGAAAGAAGAATCAGGTTGGGCAGGCCTTTGAGTCCAATATAAGACCATGCTCTCCTTTACTGGGCACCCAAAGATGGGGTTCCAGAGCTTTGTCAGCAAGCTGTGCGCGCTGAGCTGCGGGCACACCCCGGAACTGGCTGGCAGGGACAAACCCTCTGAGAGTGCAGACACATTAACCTGTGGCTGGCTCACAATTGAGAGGATGAAGAGACCCCACCCTTTGCCCACACAGACAGACTTGGGTTCCTGTTGATGCAATCAGGTTTTGCTTGAgcagaggttttgttttgttttgttgacacaggagtctcactctattgctagGGCTGGAGTGcctatggcctcagcctatctcacagcaacctcaaactcctgggttcaagcgatcttcctgcctcaacttctcgagtagctgagactacaggtgcccacaatgcccagctaattttcctatgtttaccagagacagggtcttgctcttgagtGTTGGTTAGACACAGGCAACGATCTGAACCTCAGagaggtctcaaactcctagactcaaggtatcctccctcctcagcctctcagagttctaggattacaggcagtgaGCCAGCTGGGGTAggtttttaaagcaattttttcaCCTcgcctctctccttttctcctgcATTTAGGGAATAAGTAAGGTGAGGGAGCTCTTCTAACTCTCCCTCCCCCTAATCCTGAGGGCTGGGAGACATTCAAACCTCAAGTTTTCTTTGGCAGCTTTAGTAACTTTCATTTCCTGTGCCCCTGCTCTGGTCTGGCCTGGCTGAGGCTGCAATGAAAACAAACACCCTGCCCCAACCATTTTCCCCACTCCTCTGGGTTTCCTGTCTGATGCCCAGGTCTGGCTTCAGGTTCTTTGCTTTTACTGCAGGATGTCCCAGGGGATTGCGCTGCTTTTCAGGTTTTGTGGAACTGGGCCTGGTTAGAAAATGGGGAAGAGGGGAGGTGTTGCAGAGAAGGAGTCCCAGGAGGGTGTAATGAGGACAAGGGAGCAGTCAGGGACAGTGTGGCTGCCACACTGAGGTGTAGGTCTGTGTGCTTGAGTGTGCATCATGTCTGTAAGGCACTCTGTGCACCAAGTGTGCATGTACATTTCCATGTCTGTGTTTGTACCCTTGTGTGTACTggcatgtatatttatatgtaccTGTGTGTCATGTTGTATTTACCTCAGCATATATTATGTTTTGCCACAAGCACGTCTACAGTAATTTTTATGTCATGTCCTTGCGGGGATGCTGTTCTCAAGCCTTCTGCCTCCACCCCCAGAGCCCCAGATTGTGTCACACCCATACGACATTTGGAATGTGACAGGGCAAGACGTGATCTTTGGCTGTGAGGTGTTTGCCTACCCCATGGCCTCCATTGAGTGGAGGAAGGATGGCTTGGACATCCAGCTGCCAGGGGATGACCCCCACATCTCTGTTCAGGTAGGGACAGAGAGCAGAGGCTTCCATCAGGCAGCCCAGGGCCCCTCTCAAAAGGACCCTGCTGActccttgtctggctccagtttaGGGGTGGACCCCAGAGGTTTGAGGTGACTGGCTGGCTGCAGATCCAGGCTGTGCGTCCCAGTGATGAGGGCACCTACCGCTGCCTTGCCCGAAATGCCCTGGGTCAGGTGGAGGCACCTGCTAGCCTGACAGTGCTCACACCAGGTAAAGTGAGAGCTCTGAGCTCTGGGGATTGGGGGTAAAGTGGATTAGGGGCCTTGGATGTGTGTGTAAGAAACAGTCCACTTGTATATGTGCATGAGGGTACACACATAAGCATATCCTTCCCACAGACTGGGATATGTGGGCACCAACAGTCCCTCTCTCCTGTTCTCTCATTTGCCTACACGTTTGCAGATCAGCTGAACTCTACAGGCATTCCCCAGCTGCGGTCACTAAACCTGGTTCCTGAAGAGGAGGCTGAAAGTGAAGAGAGCGAGGATTACTACTAGGTCCACAGCTTTGGCCCATTGGGGTGGGTGAGCAGACATAGTGCTCAATCCCTGCTCTTTAAAAGACCTGAAAAGGGGAAGCAGGGTCCCTTCATGGATTGCTTTAATGCTCTTTGTAGGGGTGATCATGGTGGTTGGAGAGTCTACTTGCCTGTAGAAGGGGATGGTAGGGGAGAGACAGTAGGAGAAGTGGTGTGCAAAGGGGCCCCTGTAGGAGCTGCCTTGGCCAGGAGTGTCTCCACCATGGACTAGCCAGGAGGAAGACAAGAGCTACCTGCTGCTCCCCAGGCTGGGGTAGGGGCCAAGGCAGACACAAAGAGGCACAGGCCCTGGGATCCTCCACTTCTTTCCAACAGCCCTTCCACCATCCCTGCTTAGCCAGTCTCTTCTAACTGTGCTTCTCTCTGCAGGCCATGGTTCCACTATTTTCCTGGTCCCTCACCTTT from Nycticebus coucang isolate mNycCou1 chromosome 3, mNycCou1.pri, whole genome shotgun sequence carries:
- the KAZALD1 gene encoding kazal-type serine protease inhibitor domain-containing protein 1, translating into MPQSPAAALALLLLVVQTPPPTSARPSPGPDYLRRGWLRLLAEGEGCAPCRPEECAAPRGCLAGSVRDACGCCWECANLEGQLCDLDPSAHFYGRCGEQLECRLDAGSDLSRGEVPEPLCACRSQRPLCGSDGRTYAQICRLQEAARAQPDANLTEAHPGPCESEPQIVSHPYDIWNVTGQDVIFGCEVFAYPMASIEWRKDGLDIQLPGDDPHISVQFRGGPQRFEVTGWLQIQAVRPSDEGTYRCLARNALGQVEAPASLTVLTPDQLNSTGIPQLRSLNLVPEEEAESEESEDYY